Within Candidatus Polarisedimenticolaceae bacterium, the genomic segment CGCTTGTGGACGTTCCCCTCTTCGCCGTATTCGTGGATGCGCGGCTCGGGGTTCCGGTACGCCTCCTCCGGCGTCGCACGCGTGGGCAGGATCTCGTAGTCCACCTCGATGAGGTCGAGCGCCTCGAAGGCGGTCGCCTCGTCGCGCGCGATCACGGCGGCGATGGGATCCCCCACGAACCGAACGCGGTCGCGGCAGAGCGGGTCCTCGTCCTGGGAGACGGGGAGGATCCCGAACTGAACCGGGAAGTGCTGCCCCGTCAGGACGAGGAGCACGCCCGGATGCGCCTCGGCCTTCGAAACATCCACCCGTTTCAGGTTCGCGTGCGGCACCTTCGAGCGGAGCAGCTTGCAGTGGACGGCGCGGGACATCACGACGTCGTCGGCGAATGTCGTCTGGCCCGTCACCTTCGCGCGGCCGTCCACGCGGCGGCGGGGGACGCCGACGATGTTGAGCTTCCCGTCGCTCATCGCTTGCGGACCTCGGCGGCGAGCGGGTCGCCGGTCTTCGCCCAGTGGTGCGCGTCCTCGCGTGAGGCTCCCTCGCCGCGCATCCGCGCGGCGGCGTCCTCGACCGCCTCGAAGATCTGGTTGTACCCGGTGCAGCGGCAGAGGTTCCCGGACAACGCGGAGGCGATCTGGTCGCGCGTGGGACTCGGGTTGTGCTCCAGCAGGTGCTTCGCGGTGAGCAGGAACCCCGGCGTGCAATACCCGCACTGCGACCCGCCGAGGTCCGCGAACGATTCCTGCAGCGGGTGGAGCTTCCCGTCGCGCCCCGCCATGCCTTCGATGGTCTCGACCGCGCGGCCGTCGCATTCGGCGGCGACGACGAGGCACGAGAGGACGGGCTTCCCGTCCAGGAGCACGGCGCAGGCGCCGCATTCGCCGAGCTCGCATCCGTGTTTGGTGCCGGTGAGCTGCAGGTCCTCGCGCAGGACCTCGAGGAGGGTCTTGTAGGGGGCGAAGGAGACTTCCGTCTCCTCCCCGTTGACCTTCAGGACGACGTGGAGATGTTCGGGCACCGGCGCCTCCGAGGGTCTACTGCTGGACGCCCTGCAGGGTCGCGGCGCCGCCGTCGAACTCGATCGAGCCGATCGTGGCCAGGTTCGAGTCGAGGGCGCGTGGGCCGCCGACCCCGCCGAACGTGAGGGTCGAGCTGCCGGTGGCCTTGACCCGGAAGGTGAGGCTCACGACTACGTTGCTCCCGGCGGGGACGCCGTTCCCGGGGCAGTTTCCGAGCTTCGTGACGCCGACCACCACCGACGTCACGCCGCCGGCGGTTTGCTGATTCGCCTGCAGGGCGAGGTTGTTGCCGGGGCACGCTACCAGGGTCGTGCCCGCAGTGGCCGAGGCCGCGACGAATTCGACGACCGCAGGATTCGAGATCACAACGTCGAAGGCCCAGCTGTAAATGTCGGAGCTCGTGGAGGGGCCGAAGAGGACGACCTGCGTGGTGACGTTCGCCCCGCTCGCCGATCCCTGGAGGAGCTTCACGCGGTTGCCGAGCTCGACGAGCGCGCTCTCCGAGAACACCGCGGTCAGGCCGGGGTTGACGACCCCTCCGTCGTCGGAGCCCCCTCCGCCGCAGCCGATGGACGGGATCGCCGCCGTCGAGAAGAGGAGCAGGAGGATCGGGAGCATCGGTCGTCGGGGCTGGGTCATCGCGGGCCTCCGTGTCCCCTCAGGATACGTCGGTTGGCGGCGGCTCACCCGAGCCCGTGCCGCTGCGCCGTCTGCCCCGGCCGCCCCGCCGCGAGCGCCGGCGGCGTCGGGGCTCCTCGGCGGCGGCTGCCGCGGCCGCCGCCGGTCGCGGCTCCGCCGGGGCCGTCGCGGCGACCGCTCCCGCGCCGTACCGGTCGGTGTCGTGGGCTTCCGCCTCGAGCTGGGGCACCGAGGGGAGCGCGGCGAAGAAATAATCGTCCGACCAGACCGGCGGGAGCGCCGCGGATGGAGCGGGCTCGGCAGGCGCTTCGCGGGGAGGGGTGGCCGGCGCACCCTCGGTGCGGCCGCGACCGCGCCCCCCGCGGCGACGACGTCGACGGCGCCCGCCGCGTTCGGCCCCCTCGCCCTCGCCCTCACGTTCGACTTCGGGGGCGGCGGCGCGCGCGGCGGGCTCGGCGCGTTCCGGTCGCGGCGGGCGGCGTTCCCCATCGTGGGAGGACTGCGACGTCCAGAAGGTGAGGGCTTCCTGGAAGTCGCCGCCGTGGGCGGCGGCGAGGACCTCGAGAATGTGGATCGCGTCGGGGAACGCGGGGCGGCGGACGATCGCGAGGCGCAGCCCCTTGCGCACGTCGCGCGCGGGGATCATCCGCTGCAGCGCGAGGAAAGTCTGACGGCACCGCTCCTGGTCGCGACGCGACATCCGCAGGCGCAGGGCGAGCGGACGCAGCCGGTCGTCCACCGCGTCCCGCACGGCTCCGAGCTCGCGCGGCGGCCTGGCCGTTCCGTCGGCGCTCCAGCCGAGCGCCTCGTGGAGCGGCGCGAGGAGCAGCCACGTGAAGATCTCTCCGGTGGAGATCGCCGTCGCGTCGGCCCGCGCGTCCGCGGCATCGAGAAGGCGCGCGAGCAACGCGCGCGCGGCGTCGTTCCCGCGGTAGGCGGGAACCAGCTCCGGAAGGATGACGTCGAAGACCCCGGTTTCGAACAGGAGGTCGAACGACGGACGGCCCGCGCGACCGCGCACGAAACGGTTGATCTCCTCGAGGATGCGCGGCGGGGCGGCCTTCGGGATCTCGCCCCGCGTGCGGTCGATGGCGGCGCGGGTTCCGGCCTCGATCGAGAAGTCGAGACGGGCGGCGAACTTGATCGCCCGCAGGATCCGGATCGGGTCCTCGCGGAACCGCACGTCGGGGTCGCCGATCGTCCGCACGAGGCGACGGCGCAGGTCTCCCAGGCCGTCGGCGTGATCGAGGACGTTCCCGGTGTTCACGTCGTAGAAGAGCTGATTGATGGTGAAGTCGCGGCGCACCGCGTCTTCCTCGGGGGTCCCGAAGACGTTGTCGTCCCGGATCAGCAGGTCCTCGGCCGCCTCGGGGTCGTCGTCCCGGACGTCGCGCGCGCGGAAGGTCGCGACTTCGAGGATCTTGCCGTTCTGGAAGTAGACGTGGGCCAGCCGGAATCGCCGGCCGATGATCCGGCAGTTCGAGAAGAGACGCTTGATCTGGCGCGGCGTCGCGGAGGTGCCGATGTCGAAGTCCTTGGGGCTCCGGTCGAGCAGCAGGTCGCGGACGCACCCGCCGACGAGGTAGGCGGTGTGGTCGAAGCGCGTCAGGCGCTTGAGGGTCCGGACGGCGTCGGGGTCGAGGTCCCCCTCCGAAATCGGACGGTGGACGACCGAGGGGCCGTGATGGACCTCGGGCCGCGCCTCCACGCCCTGCGCGGGCGGCGGGTCGGGTTCGTCGCTCATGGGGTTCGGGGACGTCTTGGGAAGGAACAAGTCCCGCAATCGCTTCAGCATCCTCGGTCCGGCCGCCTCCGAGGGCGGGGGGCCACTATACCGCAGCAGGTCACGAATCCGCGGGGTCAGGGCCGCCGGAAGATCTTGCGGTTCGGATCCAGCTCGACCCTGAGGGGCTCGAAGGGCAGGTCGTAGACCGCCTGGAACCGCGCCGTCTCCAGGTTGATCGTCTCGCGGTGCTGCTCCCCGGGGCCGTGGAAGACCACCTCCACCGGGATCGCGTAGGTCCCGGTCTTCTGCACGAGGGTCAGGTCGACGCGCCAGCCGCCGCCGGCGCCGGGGAAGGTGCGGATCGACGCGTCGAGCTCCGGGGAGCCGCGCCCCTCGAACCAGTCTTCGAAGGGGCGGGTGAGGCTCCGCTGCGTCTCCCGCTCCATCGCCTCGCGGATGTCGGCGAGTCGGATGGGCGCCCCGACCGGTCGCTCGAACAGGCCGCGCAGCGCCGCGAAGAAGCTCCGGTCGTCGACCGACAGGCGGATCATGTCCGGAGCGGCCGAACCCTTGCCCCGGAGGACGGTCTCGGGCGTGTCGGCCGCCGCGCGGGCGAGCGGGACGTCCCCGGACAACATCTCGAAGTAAGCGCGGCGCAGGCGCAGGATATCGGCCGGGAGCGGCAGCGCCCGGTCGCGCGCGAACACCCCCGATTGCCACGACGCCCAGGCCTCCATCCACGGTCCGTCGCCCGCAAGGCGCTCGCCGAACCACTGCCCCGACAGCAGGTCCGCGCCGTCCGAGGCGTTCTCGACGGGCACGTCTGCGGGAACGGCCAGGAAACCGCCGGCGCGGGCGCGGGCGTCCGCCTTGGGAATCAGCGCGAGGTTGAATCCGTCGAACGGGTAGGGGGCGAGTGCGCCGGACAGCCACGCCAGTCCGTCGCGGAGGCGTTCGGCGATCTCGGCGACGCGGACCGCGTTCCCCGGAGCAACGAGGACGCGCAACGGCTTTCCGAGGACCTGCGTCGTCGTCAGCTCGAGCCCGGGGCCCCCCGCGATCGCGAGCGTCCGCACCGGCTTGGCGGTCTTCCAGCTCCAGACGCCGTCGAGGGGTTTCCCTGCGGGGGATCCCGGGGCGAGCACACCCCATCCCTTCGGCGCGCGCACCGTGACCGCGGCGAGGCCCCACGTGTTCGCGAGGGCGGGGTACCAGGCATCCCAAGGTCCGAGCACCGCGCGCTCGGGGGCCACCCTCGGGTCCTTCCCGCGCATCGGGCGCCCGCTCACCAGGAACGAGACGGTCCGGAGTCCGTCGAGGGGAGGATCGAGGGTGACCACGATGTCCGGACCGGAGCGCCGGTGCTCGACGACCCCCGCATCGGCCGAGGTCCGCTCGACGACGAGCTCCTCGGAGAGCCGGAACCGCAGGGTCGGCGTCTGGCGCCCCTCCACGGTCATCGACGCACGCTCCTCGATGTTCCCGGAAGAGGGGTCCAGCCGGACGTCGAGCTCCATCCGGACGATCCGGGGCCCCTCCGCGGCCGGCGGGGTGCGGTCGGGCTCGACATCGACCTGGGGAGGGGCCGTTTGGGACCCTGCAGCTAAGACCAAGACACCAAAGACGTTAAGGAGCATGCCGGAAACCTACCACCAACTCGCCGCGGATGCTCCCGGTCGGTGTCGGGGAACCCCACGGATGAAGAAAAAAGACTGGCCTACTCTGAAAAGCTTAAGTACTTTCAGCCCAGGTCGAACGAAAGGCCGGAGGGCTTATGGTCGCTCGTGACCTCATGAAGACCGCCGTGGTGACCATCTCGGAGGATTGCCTTCTCTCGGAGGCCTCCGGGCTCTTCGTGGAGCACCACGTGAACGGCCTGCCGGTCCTGGATCGGCGCGGGCGCCTGGTCGGCGTCGTGACGCAGCAGGACGTCTTCCTCGGCGCGGCGACCCGCACCGAGATTTTCGGCCTGCGCCGCGAGCCTCGGGTCCGCGACGTCATGACGTCCCCGGCGATCGCGGCAAGCGAGGAAACCGACGTCGCCGACGTGTGCCTGCTGATGTCCCGGCTCGGCGTCCACCGGATCCCGATCGTGCGGGACGGGCGCGTCACGGGGATCGTGTCGTCGATCGACGTCTGCCGCGCCGTCGTCGAGGGGTCGATCGCCGTTCCCGTTTGACGCTTCGGCCGTTGCCGCCGTCGGCACCGTCCGCTAGAGTCCGGCGTCCATGCGCGCCAAAGACCTCATGCACCACCCCGTCGTCACGGTCCGTCAGGACGAGAGCATCGCGGCGCTGTGCGACCTGATGCAGCAAGCCCACGTCAACGGCGTTCCCGTCGTCGACGAGGACGGCGACGTCGTGGGCGTCGTCACCGAGGAAGACGTCATCTACGGGACGATGGGATCGGGCGGACCCGAAGGTCGCGTGCGGGCCGGGGGCCCCGCGTCCTCCGAAGGTCAGCTCGTCCGCGACATCATGACCTCGCCGGCCGTCTGCGCCGACGAGGACACGGACATCGTGGAGATCTGCCGGATCATGTGGCGGATGCGGATCCACCGCATTCCCATCGTCGCCGGGGGAAAGCCGGTCGGCATCGTCGCCGCGCTCGACCTCGTCCGCGCGATCGCGGAAGGCGAGATCCGTCCTTGAGCGCCACGCAGGTGATCGCGCTGCTCAACTCGCTCGCGACGGGGGATCTCGACGCGCTGCGGGCCAAGCTCGAGGAAGCGGGGCGCGCGTGCGGCGAGCTCGGCCGGGACGATCTCGCCGCCGCGCTGGACGAGGCGAAGGCCTCGCTCGTCGCGTGCGACCTGAAGACCTTCCGTCGCCGCGTCGAGATGGTCGTCTCGAAGCTCGGCCATCTGCGCTGATGGCGGCGCCCCCGCGTCGGCGCTTCCGCGTCGCGGCGGTGCAGATGACCTCCACCGCGGACTCCGCCGCGAACCTGAAGGCGGCCGAGAGGCTCGCGCGTCGCGCGGCGCGCGAGGGGGCGGATCTCGTCGCCTTCCCGGAGAACTTCGCGTTCCTGCGGCGCGAAGGAGAGCCGATTCCCCGCGCGCGCGCGCTGGGCGAGGGCCCCGCGAAATGGGCGGCCGGACTCGCGAGCGATCTGGGCGTCTGGGTCCTCGCGGGCTCGGTCGCGGAGCGCGCGCGTGCGCGCGGGCGCGTGCACAACACGAGCGTGCTCGTCGCCCCCGACGGTCGCTTCGTCGCCGTCTACCGCAAGATCCACCTGTTCGACGCGCGCGTCCCCGGAAGCGGGACCCTGCGCGAATCGGAGGCCGTCGCCCCCGGTCGCGAGGTCGTCGTCGCGGACACGCCGCTCGGCCGGCTGGGGTTGAGCATCTGCTACGACCTGCGGTTCCCCGAGCTGTACCGCGCGCTGACGGCGAGGGGGGCGCAGGTGCTGTTCGTGCCCTCCGCGTTCACGCACTTCACCGGCTCCCATCACTGGGAGACGCTGCTGCGGGCCCGCGCGATCGAGAACCAGGCGTGGGTCGTCGCGCCGGCGCAGACCGGCCGCCACGGCCCGAGCCGCCGCTCGTGGGGGCGCACGATGGTGATCGACCCCTGGGGCGCCGTCGTCGCCCGCCGCGAAGGGGGGACGGGGATCGTCGTCGCCGACGTCGATCTCGATCGGGTGGAGGCGGTGCGCGACGCGATGCCCTGCCAGTCCCACCGACGGCTTTGACACTCCGAACCGCGGTCTGGTAGCGTTCGCGCGCTTCCCCACGGAGGTTCCCGTGTTCTGCCCTGTCTGCCGGGACGAGTTCCGTTCCGGCTTCACCCGCTGCGCGAACTGCGACGTCGCCCTCGTCGAGCGCCTCGACTCCCCGCGCCCCCGGACGGACGCGCCGCTTCAGGTGCCCGCCGCGAAACCGGGCGAGCCGAAGGTGAACTACTGCGGCTTCCTCGAGATCGACGAGGCGCTCATGGCGCGTCGCGCGCTGGTCAAGCACGGGATCGCCGCGGAGATCCTCGTGCGGGACGGCGAGGGACCCGACGGGGTCGAGGAGTACTGGCTGCGCGTGGCTGCGTCGCATTTCGCCGCGGCGCAGGCCGTCCTGGGCTACGACGAGGCGGACGGCGTGCACGCCGACGTCGAGGTCGAGAAGGTCGCCTGCTCCGCCTGCGGGGGCGAGGTGGACGAGGACGCCTCGCGTTGCCCGCATTGCGGCGAACGGTTCGAGGACTGAGGTGCCGCGCGTCCGCACCGTGCTGCTCGACGCGGGCGGGGTGCTGCTCGACCTCGACTACCGGTTCGTCCAGCGGCTGATCGCCGCCCGAGGGTGCGACGCCGACGTCGCGACCCTCCAGGAGTCCGAGGCCCACGCCCGGACCTCCATCGAGCGACGGGTGCGGGAGGGCGGTCGCAGCAGCGAAGCCTGGCGCGACTATTTCCGTTACCTGCTCTCGCGCGTGGGAGCCGACCCCGGCTGGACCGAGGAGGTCATCGACGTCCTCTGGGACGCCCACCATCGGGTCGGACTCTGGA encodes:
- a CDS encoding carbon-nitrogen hydrolase family protein codes for the protein MAAPPRRRFRVAAVQMTSTADSAANLKAAERLARRAAREGADLVAFPENFAFLRREGEPIPRARALGEGPAKWAAGLASDLGVWVLAGSVAERARARGRVHNTSVLVAPDGRFVAVYRKIHLFDARVPGSGTLRESEAVAPGREVVVADTPLGRLGLSICYDLRFPELYRALTARGAQVLFVPSAFTHFTGSHHWETLLRARAIENQAWVVAPAQTGRHGPSRRSWGRTMVIDPWGAVVARREGGTGIVVADVDLDRVEAVRDAMPCQSHRRL
- a CDS encoding (2Fe-2S)-binding protein: MPEHLHVVLKVNGEETEVSFAPYKTLLEVLREDLQLTGTKHGCELGECGACAVLLDGKPVLSCLVVAAECDGRAVETIEGMAGRDGKLHPLQESFADLGGSQCGYCTPGFLLTAKHLLEHNPSPTRDQIASALSGNLCRCTGYNQIFEAVEDAAARMRGEGASREDAHHWAKTGDPLAAEVRKR
- a CDS encoding CBS domain-containing protein, which translates into the protein MVARDLMKTAVVTISEDCLLSEASGLFVEHHVNGLPVLDRRGRLVGVVTQQDVFLGAATRTEIFGLRREPRVRDVMTSPAIAASEETDVADVCLLMSRLGVHRIPIVRDGRVTGIVSSIDVCRAVVEGSIAVPV
- a CDS encoding CBS domain-containing protein; the encoded protein is MRAKDLMHHPVVTVRQDESIAALCDLMQQAHVNGVPVVDEDGDVVGVVTEEDVIYGTMGSGGPEGRVRAGGPASSEGQLVRDIMTSPAVCADEDTDIVEICRIMWRMRIHRIPIVAGGKPVGIVAALDLVRAIAEGEIRP
- a CDS encoding CCA tRNA nucleotidyltransferase; its protein translation is MSDEPDPPPAQGVEARPEVHHGPSVVHRPISEGDLDPDAVRTLKRLTRFDHTAYLVGGCVRDLLLDRSPKDFDIGTSATPRQIKRLFSNCRIIGRRFRLAHVYFQNGKILEVATFRARDVRDDDPEAAEDLLIRDDNVFGTPEEDAVRRDFTINQLFYDVNTGNVLDHADGLGDLRRRLVRTIGDPDVRFREDPIRILRAIKFAARLDFSIEAGTRAAIDRTRGEIPKAAPPRILEEINRFVRGRAGRPSFDLLFETGVFDVILPELVPAYRGNDAARALLARLLDAADARADATAISTGEIFTWLLLAPLHEALGWSADGTARPPRELGAVRDAVDDRLRPLALRLRMSRRDQERCRQTFLALQRMIPARDVRKGLRLAIVRRPAFPDAIHILEVLAAAHGGDFQEALTFWTSQSSHDGERRPPRPERAEPAARAAAPEVEREGEGEGAERGGRRRRRRRGGRGRGRTEGAPATPPREAPAEPAPSAALPPVWSDDYFFAALPSVPQLEAEAHDTDRYGAGAVAATAPAEPRPAAAAAAAAEEPRRRRRSRRGGRGRRRSGTGSGEPPPTDVS